AAGGACAGGGTAAGAGAGGACAGACAGGTACAGAAATTCCTAATTTACCTCACCGGGAATTGAGCAGTTTGAGTGGACTAGCAAGGGAAACAGTAACACGGGTACTGACAAGGCTGGAAAAAAAAGGCTTGATTCTAAGGGAGCAAGATGTAATGTGTATACCCGATGTGGCCGCTTTGGAAAAAATGATCATTTAACAGGGAACAGTCAACAGGCAACAGGCAACAGGCAACAGGCAACAGGCAAGAGTTTATTCTTACCAATTACCAATCACCAATTACCAGCTAAAACAGATATGATAGGTGTTAAAATAGACTTGATATGAGTATTTTAGATTCTCTACCAGATGAACCGGAGGAAGATTCATCACCTGAATCATCAACCCCTGGTTATCAGTCAGATCAACACCAAAAGTTAAAGCGCCCTCAACTGAAGGTTGATACACCCTTGAGGATGGTGGAAACAGCATTTTTAGCCAGCACTGCTAGTTTGATTTGGTTTATTAATTTCTATTTTCCTTTAGGTCCAGTTTTACGGATATTTTTTCCAGTCCCCATCGCTTTAGTTTATTTGCGTTGGGGTAAACGTGCTGCATGGATGGCTGCTGTCACCTCTGGGTTGCTGTTAGCTGTGCTGATGGGACCTGTTCGTAGTATGTTGTTTGTGATGCCTTTTGGATTGATGGGTGTGCTGTTGGGGGCAACGTGGCATCGTCGTGTACCCTGGATTGTGTCGATTACTTTAGGGATGTTATTGGGTACTTTGGGTGTGTTTTTCCGTCTGTGGTTACTGTCGGTGTTATCTGGTGAAGACCTCTGGGTTTATGTAATTAACCAAGTCACTGAAATTATTGAATGGATCTTCCTGAAGCTGCAAATATTAGCAACTCCCAGTGTGTTTGTCATTCAAGTAGGAGCGATGCTTTTGATTGCATTCAACAACTTGATTTACTTGTTTGTGGTACATCTGGCAGCATGGATACTTTTGGATCGTCTGGGAAATCCCATCCCCCGCGCCCCACGTTGGGTACAAGTACTGTTGGATTATGAGGGATAATTCGTAATTTGTAATTCAAAACTCCTATTCCCTATTCCCTGTTTCTACTGACAACTGAAAATGATTCGTATATATACGCAAATTGAACAGGGTGAGGCATGGCTAAGACGTTATCGCGGTGGTTTACCTGTCTTTGCCTGTGTTTTAGGTTTTACAGAAACTTGTTTAATTCCAGGTATTTCCGCTGCGGGTTTGACTCCAGAAGATAGAAAATATACAGCTTGTGCTGATGCGGAGTTTTTGTATTATGGTGCAGCGCATCAGCCCAAATATCCTCTACCACCTTTGACTGCTGGCGCTTCCCCAGTGCTGATTTCTCGTGCTGTAGTTGCTGCTCTACAGTTGCCAGTTTATTTGTTTAATGCGGGTTTACCCTTAATTCCATCTGTACCATTAATCGATTTGGGTGGCACGACTGCTAGGTGCTTAAGTACAGGTGCAGCTATGGAAATAGCCAC
This sequence is a window from Anabaena sphaerica FACHB-251. Protein-coding genes within it:
- a CDS encoding DUF2232 domain-containing protein; the protein is MSILDSLPDEPEEDSSPESSTPGYQSDQHQKLKRPQLKVDTPLRMVETAFLASTASLIWFINFYFPLGPVLRIFFPVPIALVYLRWGKRAAWMAAVTSGLLLAVLMGPVRSMLFVMPFGLMGVLLGATWHRRVPWIVSITLGMLLGTLGVFFRLWLLSVLSGEDLWVYVINQVTEIIEWIFLKLQILATPSVFVIQVGAMLLIAFNNLIYLFVVHLAAWILLDRLGNPIPRAPRWVQVLLDYEG